In the Canis lupus dingo isolate Sandy chromosome 36, ASM325472v2, whole genome shotgun sequence genome, one interval contains:
- the B3GALT1 gene encoding beta-1,3-galactosyltransferase 1 → MASKVSCLYVLTVVCWASALWYLSITRPTSSYTGSKPFSHLTVARKNFTFGNIRTRPINPHSFEFLINEPNKCEKSIPFLVILISTTHKEFDARQAIRETWGDENNFKGIKIATLFLLGKNADPVLNQMVEQESQIFHDIIVEDFIDSYHNLTLKTLMGMRWVATFCSKAKYVMKTDSDIFVNMDNLIYKLLKPSTKPRRRYFTGYVINGGPIRDVRSKWYMPRDLYPDSNYPPFCSGTGYIFSADVAELIYKTSLHTRLLHLEDVYVGLCLRKLGIHPFQNSGFNHWKMAYSLCRYRRVITVHQISPEEMHRIWNDMSSKKHLRC, encoded by the coding sequence ATGGCTTCAAAGGTCTCCTGTCTATATGTTTTGACAGTTGTGTGCTGGGCCAGCGCCCTCTGGTATCTGAGTATAACTCGTCCCACTTCCTCCTACACTGGCTCCAAGCCATTCAGCCACCTAACAGTTGCCAGGAAAAACTTCACCTTTGGCAACATAAGAACTCGACCTATAAACCCACATTCTTTTGAATTCCTCATAAATGAGCCCAACAAATGTGAGAAAAGCATTCCTTTCCTGGTTATCCTCATCAGCACCACCCACAAAGAATTCGATGCCCGCCAGGCAATCCGAGAGACGTGGGGGGACGAGAACAACTTCAAAGGTATCAAGATAGCCACGCTCTTCCTCCTGGGCAAGAACGCCGATCCCGTTCTGAATCAGATGGTGGAGCAGGAGAGCCAGATCTTCCACGACATTATCGTGGAGGACTTCATCGACTCCTACCATAACCTTACCCTCAAAACATTAATGGGAATGAGATGGGTGGCCACTTTTTGTTCAAAAGCCAAGTATGTCATGAAAACCGACAGTGACATTTTTGTCAACATGGACAACCTGATTTATAAGCTACTAAAACCCTCCACCAAGCCAAGAAGAAGGTATTTTACTGGCTATGTCATCAACGGAGGGCCGATCCGGGACGTCCGCAGCAAGTGGTACATGCCCAGGGATTTGTACCCTGACAGTAACTACCCACCGTTCTGTTCGGGGACTGGCTATATCTTTTCAGCTGATGTAGCTGAGCTCATCTATAAGACCTCACTCCATACAAGGCTGCTTCACCTTGAAGATGTATACGTGGGACTCTGTCTTCGAAAACTGGGCATACATCCTTTCCAGAACAGTGGCTTCAATCACTGGAAAATGGCCTACAGTTTGTGTAGGTATCGCCGAGTTATCACCGTGCATCAGATCTCTCCAGAAGAAATGCACAGAATCTGGAATGACATGTCAAGCAAGAAACATCTCAGATGTTAG